In Ignavibacteriota bacterium, a genomic segment contains:
- a CDS encoding heavy metal translocating P-type ATPase metal-binding domain-containing protein, with the protein MPQRHAPEHVAAASCYHCGDSCDALDITHDGKHFCCNGCKTVYDLLAEKNLCGYYTVDKAGQGITPKDRQYTRRFEFLDDESIVTQLLSFADGETAVVSFAIPGMHCSSCIWLLERLTTLHTGIASSRVNFPRKEVTITYRKDAISLREIVVLLASIGYEPLINLQSIAEKKRHTGNRALYYKIGVAGFAFGNVMLLSFPEYLASEGTLDPAFRQFFGLVNLFLSLPVFFYSSLEFFVPAWVGLRQRFLNIDVPLSLGIVILFLRSAYEVLTQTGAGYLDSFTGLVFFMLIGRIFQKKSYDALSFDRDFRSYFPLWVTVRNGDRESTIPLTKLSVGDRMIVRNQEIVPADAVLMRGDARIDYSFVTGEADLVPKSAGDLVYAGGRQSGTAIELEVVKEISQSYLTRLWNDDVFTKATEARLPTFVNRISRAFTAVLLVIAFGAGIYWSFEGLGMAAVVFTAVLIVACPCALALSSPFAFGSVQRIFGNNQFYIKNTETIEALAHIDTIVFDKTGTLTHAAQPAVEYLGDTLGENELRAVKTLARQSTHTLSRQLATAIDTDGTASVEDFEERPGAGVRGNIDGLAVRIGSAEWTDAGAVEHIEGSSAVHVKIGDAYKGAFVIANAYRKGIEGLVARLARHTNFAVLSGDSNRDEGALRGMFGAGVPMSFGQSPEDKMREIERLRAEGRHVLMVGDGLNDAGALKAAQVGISVSEDINTFSPACDAILSATQFPIFDRFIRAARASVIIVKTSFVISLAYNVVGLGFAVTGMLSPLVSAVLMPLSSVSAVAFTTIATRLAARRIGLR; encoded by the coding sequence TTGCCGCAACGCCACGCGCCGGAGCATGTCGCCGCCGCGTCGTGTTACCATTGCGGCGATTCGTGTGACGCGCTCGACATCACACACGACGGGAAACATTTCTGCTGCAACGGCTGCAAGACCGTGTACGACCTGCTCGCGGAAAAAAATCTCTGCGGGTACTACACGGTGGACAAGGCGGGGCAGGGCATCACGCCGAAGGACAGGCAATACACGCGGCGATTTGAATTCCTCGACGACGAGAGCATCGTCACGCAACTGCTCTCGTTCGCCGACGGCGAAACCGCCGTCGTCAGTTTCGCGATTCCGGGCATGCACTGCAGCTCGTGCATCTGGCTGCTCGAGCGACTGACGACGTTACACACCGGCATCGCCTCGTCGCGCGTCAATTTCCCGCGCAAGGAAGTGACCATCACGTACCGCAAGGACGCGATATCACTGCGCGAAATCGTGGTGCTGCTCGCTTCCATCGGCTACGAGCCGCTGATAAATCTGCAGAGCATCGCCGAGAAGAAGAGGCACACCGGCAACCGCGCGCTGTACTACAAGATCGGCGTCGCGGGATTCGCCTTCGGCAACGTCATGCTGCTGAGCTTCCCCGAGTATCTCGCATCCGAAGGCACGCTCGATCCGGCGTTCCGGCAGTTTTTCGGACTCGTGAATCTTTTTCTCTCGCTGCCGGTGTTTTTCTACTCGAGTCTCGAGTTCTTCGTGCCGGCCTGGGTGGGTTTGCGCCAGCGCTTTCTGAACATCGACGTGCCGCTTTCGCTGGGCATCGTCATCCTGTTCCTGCGCAGCGCCTACGAAGTGCTGACACAGACCGGCGCGGGGTATCTCGATTCCTTCACCGGCCTCGTCTTCTTCATGCTTATCGGCAGGATATTCCAGAAGAAGAGTTACGATGCACTGTCCTTCGACCGCGACTTCCGTTCCTATTTTCCGCTGTGGGTGACCGTGAGGAACGGCGACAGGGAATCGACGATTCCTCTCACCAAACTGTCGGTAGGCGACAGGATGATCGTGCGGAATCAGGAGATTGTTCCCGCGGACGCCGTGCTCATGCGCGGCGATGCACGCATCGATTACAGCTTCGTGACGGGCGAGGCCGATCTCGTGCCCAAAAGCGCGGGGGATCTAGTGTATGCCGGTGGGCGGCAGTCGGGCACGGCCATCGAACTTGAAGTGGTCAAGGAAATCTCGCAGAGCTACCTGACACGGCTCTGGAACGACGACGTGTTTACAAAGGCAACCGAGGCGCGGCTCCCGACGTTTGTCAACCGCATCAGCAGGGCCTTTACCGCCGTGCTGCTCGTGATCGCATTCGGCGCGGGCATCTACTGGTCGTTCGAAGGACTCGGCATGGCCGCCGTGGTGTTCACCGCGGTGCTCATTGTTGCGTGCCCCTGCGCACTCGCGCTCAGTTCGCCCTTTGCCTTCGGATCCGTGCAGCGGATTTTCGGGAACAACCAATTCTACATCAAGAACACCGAGACCATCGAGGCGCTCGCGCATATCGACACCATCGTGTTCGACAAGACGGGCACACTCACACACGCCGCGCAACCGGCTGTCGAATACCTCGGCGATACACTCGGCGAGAACGAACTGCGCGCCGTGAAGACCCTCGCGCGGCAGTCGACGCACACGCTCAGCCGCCAGCTCGCGACCGCCATCGATACCGACGGCACTGCCTCGGTCGAGGATTTCGAGGAGCGTCCGGGCGCCGGCGTTCGCGGCAACATCGACGGACTAGCCGTGCGAATCGGCTCGGCGGAGTGGACCGACGCGGGCGCGGTGGAACACATCGAAGGCAGTTCCGCGGTACATGTGAAGATCGGCGACGCGTACAAGGGCGCCTTTGTGATTGCCAACGCCTATCGCAAGGGCATCGAAGGACTCGTGGCGCGGCTCGCGCGGCACACAAATTTTGCAGTGCTTTCAGGCGATTCGAATCGCGACGAAGGTGCGTTGCGCGGCATGTTCGGCGCCGGCGTGCCGATGTCGTTCGGACAGTCGCCCGAGGACAAAATGCGCGAGATCGAACGCCTGCGCGCAGAGGGACGGCATGTGCTGATGGTGGGCGACGGACTCAACGACGCGGGCGCGCTCAAGGCCGCACAGGTCGGCATCTCCGTATCGGAAGACATCAACACGTTCTCGCCGGCCTGCGACGCGATCCTGTCGGCAACCCAATTTCCGATCTTCGACCGCTTCATCCGCGCCGCGCGCGCGAGCGTCATCATCGTGAAGACGAGCTTTGTGATATCCCTCGCATACAACGTTGTCGGACTCGGCTTCGCCGTGACCGGCATGCTCTCGCCGCTCGTGTCGGCCGTGCTCATGCCCTTGAGCTCTGTCAGCGCCGTGGCGTTTACCACCATCGCGACGCGCCTCGCCGCGCGCCGCATAGGACTGCGGTGA
- the ccoS gene encoding cbb3-type cytochrome oxidase assembly protein CcoS → MEVMYVLIGFSLLVALVFLGAFIWSVKTGQYEDKYTPSVRMLFDDSVTAADEETPPDVSVNPEYRSKE, encoded by the coding sequence ATGGAAGTCATGTACGTGCTCATCGGTTTCAGTCTGCTCGTCGCCCTCGTGTTTCTCGGCGCCTTCATATGGTCCGTAAAGACGGGGCAGTACGAGGACAAGTACACGCCGTCCGTGCGCATGCTGTTTGATGACAGTGTCACAGCGGCCGACGAGGAGACCCCCCCCGACGTTTCGGTAAATCCAGAATACAGGAGCAAGGAGTAA
- the ccoN gene encoding cytochrome-c oxidase, cbb3-type subunit I, with amino-acid sequence MELEKFRYDNRIVRLFFMATVLWGVVGFLVGLTIALQIPFPSLNFGTPFTSFGRLRPLHTNAVIFAFVGNGMFLGYYYMIQRLLKTRNWSDKLANIHFWGWQLIIVAAALTLVLGITTGKEYAELEWPIDIMITLIWVVWGANMMMTMMKRRERHLYVGIWFFIATLVTVAVLHITNSMEIAAGPFKSYSVYAGVQDALVQWWYGHNAVAFFLTTPYLGLMYYYMPKAANRPVYSYKLSIIHFWALIFLYIWAGPHHLLYSSTPDWAQSLGTVFSVMLIAPSWGGMLNGLLTLRGAWDRVREDPVLKFFVIAVTAYGMATFEGPMLSLKNVNALSHFTDWTIAHVHVGALGWNGFMTFGILYWLVPRIYGTKLYSTKLANWHFWLGTLAILFYVIPMYWSGITQGLMWKQFTPDGVLQYPNFLETLLQIMPLHMIRAVGGTLYIVGAIFMVVNLWKTAKAGKLIAEEEAEAPSLRAQVEAEGEKTYWGHRWLESRPVQFTVLSAVAILIGSIIGNVPMFVIKSNIPTIASVKPYTPLELLGRDIYLREGCFNCHSQMIRPFRSEVERYGEYSKAGEYVYDHPFLWGSKRTGPDLMREGGKYPDAWHYSHMNEPSSMSPGSIMPSYPWLLTDALSYGSLKGKISAMRSIGVPYPEGYEERALDDLKVQAEKIVANLKVAGIKTTWDREIIALTAYLQRLGTDIKAK; translated from the coding sequence ATGGAACTCGAAAAATTCCGGTACGACAACCGGATTGTGCGGCTGTTTTTCATGGCCACGGTACTGTGGGGTGTGGTCGGATTCCTGGTAGGACTCACGATCGCCCTGCAGATACCCTTTCCGAGCCTGAACTTCGGCACACCGTTCACGTCGTTCGGCCGCCTGCGTCCGTTGCACACCAATGCGGTGATTTTCGCCTTCGTCGGCAACGGCATGTTCCTCGGCTACTACTACATGATCCAGCGTCTGCTGAAAACGCGCAACTGGAGCGACAAGCTCGCCAACATCCACTTCTGGGGATGGCAGCTCATCATCGTTGCCGCGGCGCTTACGCTCGTGCTTGGCATCACCACCGGCAAGGAATACGCCGAGCTCGAATGGCCCATCGACATCATGATCACGCTGATCTGGGTCGTGTGGGGCGCCAACATGATGATGACCATGATGAAGCGCCGCGAGCGGCATCTGTACGTCGGCATTTGGTTCTTCATCGCGACGCTTGTCACCGTGGCCGTGCTGCACATCACCAACTCGATGGAAATCGCGGCCGGTCCTTTCAAGAGTTATTCCGTGTACGCGGGCGTGCAGGACGCGCTTGTGCAGTGGTGGTATGGCCATAACGCCGTGGCGTTTTTCCTCACCACCCCGTATCTCGGCCTCATGTACTACTACATGCCGAAGGCGGCGAATCGTCCGGTGTACTCGTACAAGTTGTCGATCATCCACTTCTGGGCGCTCATCTTCCTGTACATCTGGGCCGGACCGCATCACCTTCTGTACTCCTCGACTCCCGATTGGGCGCAGTCGCTGGGCACGGTCTTTTCGGTGATGCTCATCGCTCCGTCATGGGGCGGTATGCTGAACGGACTCCTCACGCTCCGCGGCGCCTGGGATCGCGTGCGTGAAGATCCGGTGTTAAAATTCTTTGTCATCGCGGTGACGGCATACGGCATGGCCACGTTTGAAGGTCCGATGCTCTCGCTGAAGAACGTGAACGCGCTGTCACACTTCACCGATTGGACCATCGCGCACGTGCATGTGGGCGCGCTTGGTTGGAACGGTTTCATGACCTTCGGCATCCTGTACTGGCTTGTCCCGCGCATTTACGGCACCAAGCTCTACAGCACAAAACTCGCGAACTGGCACTTCTGGCTCGGCACACTCGCCATTCTGTTCTACGTGATTCCGATGTACTGGAGCGGCATCACGCAGGGTCTTATGTGGAAGCAGTTCACACCGGACGGTGTGCTTCAGTATCCGAACTTCCTCGAGACACTGCTGCAGATCATGCCCCTGCATATGATACGCGCGGTCGGAGGCACGCTGTACATCGTCGGCGCCATCTTCATGGTGGTGAATCTCTGGAAGACGGCCAAGGCCGGCAAGCTGATCGCGGAAGAAGAGGCCGAGGCCCCGTCACTTCGCGCGCAGGTGGAAGCCGAGGGCGAGAAGACCTACTGGGGCCACCGCTGGCTCGAGAGCCGGCCGGTGCAGTTCACCGTGCTTTCGGCCGTCGCCATCCTCATCGGCAGCATCATCGGCAACGTCCCGATGTTTGTCATCAAGTCGAACATTCCGACCATCGCCAGTGTAAAACCCTACACGCCGCTCGAACTGCTTGGACGCGACATCTACCTGCGCGAGGGCTGCTTCAACTGTCACTCGCAGATGATACGTCCCTTCCGTTCCGAGGTCGAGAGGTACGGCGAATATTCGAAGGCCGGTGAGTACGTGTACGACCATCCCTTCCTCTGGGGATCGAAACGTACGGGGCCCGACCTCATGCGTGAGGGCGGCAAGTATCCCGACGCGTGGCATTACAGCCACATGAACGAGCCCTCGTCGATGTCGCCCGGATCCATCATGCCCAGCTACCCCTGGCTGCTGACCGATGCGTTGAGCTACGGTTCGCTCAAGGGCAAGATCTCGGCGATGCGCAGCATCGGAGTTCCGTATCCGGAAGGGTATGAGGAACGCGCCCTCGACGACCTGAAGGTGCAGGCGGAGAAGATTGTCGCGAACCTGAAAGTGGCCGGTATCAAGACCACGTGGGATCGCGAGATCATCGCCCTCACCGCGTATCTGCAGCGCCTCGGCACAGACATCAAGGCGAAGTAG
- a CDS encoding c-type cytochrome: MKELNPDYSSTLDEASGGILSPYASPFLARDENFSPRVKAELAKLADASFEESLMRAMSKANPAQLEKLKASFPDVYKTFATGGFSSSGATAAAPEPTIEAPLKDAAALAEGKKVFETQCFTCHGKLGEGGIGPNMTDEYWIHGGEIGNLITTIRKGVPEKGMISWKTTLKPEQIDAVASYILMKLQGTNPPNAKAPQGEKKSAQAPATPAAAPAAK; the protein is encoded by the coding sequence ATGAAGGAATTGAACCCCGACTACTCGAGCACACTCGACGAGGCGAGCGGCGGCATCCTGTCGCCCTACGCGTCGCCGTTCCTTGCACGCGACGAGAACTTCTCGCCGCGCGTGAAGGCCGAACTCGCAAAACTCGCGGATGCGAGCTTTGAGGAGAGTCTCATGCGCGCGATGTCGAAGGCGAATCCGGCGCAGCTCGAGAAGCTGAAGGCCTCGTTCCCCGACGTGTACAAGACCTTTGCGACCGGCGGCTTCAGCAGCAGCGGTGCCACGGCGGCTGCGCCGGAACCCACGATCGAAGCCCCGCTGAAAGACGCGGCCGCACTCGCGGAAGGCAAGAAGGTGTTCGAGACGCAGTGCTTCACCTGCCACGGCAAGTTGGGCGAGGGCGGCATCGGACCGAACATGACCGACGAGTACTGGATTCACGGCGGCGAGATCGGCAATCTCATCACGACGATCCGCAAGGGCGTCCCCGAGAAGGGCATGATCTCGTGGAAGACCACCCTCAAACCCGAACAGATTGACGCCGTGGCGAGCTACATCCTGATGAAGCTCCAGGGCACCAATCCGCCGAACGCAAAGGCCCCGCAGGGCGAGAAGAAGTCGGCCCAGGCGCCCGCCACGCCGGCGGCAGCGCCCGCGGCCAAGTAG
- the ccoG gene encoding cytochrome c oxidase accessory protein CcoG — protein MTDTPVQAPATGPDAPALYRDRIATVDDEGKRRWIYPKKPRGRFTSARTILSWFLLAFLFGAPFLKIGGEPMFLFNVLERKFILFGVVFWPQDFYLFGLVMIATVVFIFLFTAVFGRLFCGWICPQTVFMELVFRKIEYLIDGDSDKQRMLAMQPWTAGKVFKRTLKLGIFFALSFLIGNTFLAWIIGVDQLWAIVTDPPARHIGGLTAMLLFSGAFFFVFAWFREQACVLVCPYGRLQSVLLDPNSVVISYDFVRGEPRQKMRKGADRAGIGDCVDCKQCVVVCPTGIDIRNGTQLECVNCTACIDACDTVMDKVGLPRGLIRYSSYNAIKSGAKKLFTPRVIAYSAVLTVLVGVIIYLFIARVDLQATMLRAPGSLFQEKGDDIISNLYTIKVINKSKEQRTIELRLLEPEGTLTIVGGQAITLPNGGIVEAAAFIDIERDELTGFSTPVKVGIYANGELKQTIRSTFSGPMPGMEHEDKPEGADKPDTH, from the coding sequence ATGACTGATACACCCGTGCAGGCGCCTGCGACAGGGCCTGACGCCCCCGCCCTGTACCGCGACCGCATCGCGACAGTCGACGACGAGGGAAAACGTCGCTGGATATATCCGAAAAAACCGCGCGGACGCTTCACCAGCGCGCGCACTATTCTGAGTTGGTTCCTGCTCGCCTTCCTGTTCGGCGCCCCGTTTCTGAAAATCGGCGGTGAACCGATGTTCCTCTTCAACGTGCTCGAGCGAAAATTCATCCTCTTCGGCGTCGTGTTCTGGCCGCAGGACTTCTACCTCTTCGGGCTCGTGATGATCGCAACCGTGGTGTTCATCTTCCTCTTCACCGCCGTGTTCGGCCGCCTGTTCTGCGGGTGGATATGTCCGCAGACCGTGTTCATGGAACTTGTCTTCAGAAAAATCGAGTACCTGATCGACGGCGACTCCGACAAGCAGCGCATGCTTGCGATGCAGCCCTGGACGGCGGGAAAAGTATTCAAGCGGACCCTGAAGCTCGGCATCTTTTTCGCCCTGTCGTTTCTGATCGGCAACACGTTTCTCGCCTGGATCATCGGGGTCGATCAGCTCTGGGCCATCGTCACAGATCCGCCCGCGCGACACATCGGCGGACTCACCGCCATGCTTCTCTTCTCCGGCGCATTCTTCTTTGTGTTCGCATGGTTCCGCGAGCAGGCCTGCGTGCTCGTCTGCCCCTACGGCCGTCTGCAGTCGGTGCTGCTCGATCCGAATTCTGTCGTGATATCCTACGACTTCGTGCGCGGAGAACCGCGGCAGAAAATGCGCAAGGGTGCGGACCGTGCGGGCATCGGCGACTGTGTCGACTGCAAACAATGCGTCGTCGTGTGTCCGACCGGCATCGACATCCGCAACGGCACACAGCTCGAGTGTGTGAACTGCACCGCGTGCATCGACGCGTGCGACACCGTGATGGACAAGGTGGGACTCCCGCGCGGACTCATTCGCTACTCCTCGTACAACGCCATAAAGAGTGGTGCCAAGAAGCTGTTCACTCCGCGCGTCATCGCGTACAGCGCGGTGCTGACCGTGTTGGTGGGGGTGATCATTTACCTGTTCATCGCGCGTGTCGATCTGCAGGCCACCATGTTGCGCGCCCCGGGCAGCCTGTTCCAGGAGAAGGGCGACGACATCATATCGAACCTGTACACGATCAAGGTCATCAACAAATCGAAGGAACAGCGCACGATCGAACTGCGCCTGCTCGAGCCGGAGGGCACGCTGACCATCGTCGGCGGCCAGGCAATCACGCTGCCCAATGGCGGCATCGTCGAGGCCGCGGCGTTTATCGACATCGAGCGCGATGAGTTGACTGGATTTTCGACTCCGGTGAAAGTGGGCATTTACGCCAACGGAGAATTGAAACAGACCATACGCAGCACTTTTTCCGGACCCATGCCGGGCATGGAACACGAAGACAAACCTGAAGGGGCTGACAAGCCCGACACACACTGA
- a CDS encoding FixH family protein, with amino-acid sequence MTHNEPSPQRKSFWPIGLTIFLAVFVVVTVGVAFFISREKVDLVTERAYEKGIAYQAQIDVLERTKALAIKPAVSWADGNCVITFADSTHAADATGMLTFFKPDDAAQDFKVVLALDERGIQRVPFGEKKSGRWNIGIAWTHAGNEYFLEEAVFAQ; translated from the coding sequence GTGACACACAACGAACCATCACCGCAGAGGAAATCCTTCTGGCCGATAGGCCTCACCATCTTTCTCGCCGTGTTTGTGGTGGTGACGGTGGGTGTCGCCTTCTTCATCAGCCGTGAGAAGGTGGATCTGGTCACCGAACGCGCCTATGAAAAGGGCATCGCGTATCAGGCGCAGATCGACGTGCTCGAACGGACAAAGGCCCTCGCGATCAAGCCGGCTGTGAGCTGGGCCGACGGGAACTGCGTCATCACCTTTGCCGACAGCACCCACGCTGCCGACGCAACCGGCATGCTCACGTTTTTTAAACCCGACGACGCGGCCCAGGATTTTAAGGTCGTTCTCGCGCTCGATGAACGCGGCATACAGCGTGTGCCTTTTGGTGAGAAGAAATCCGGTCGATGGAACATCGGCATCGCCTGGACACATGCCGGAAACGAGTATTTTCTGGAAGAGGCGGTGTTCGCACAATAA
- a CDS encoding sulfite exporter TauE/SafE family protein: MIWSAFIIGLVGSLHCVGMCGPIVVMLPASATRRWEFAAGRLLYNLGRAVTYALLGALVGVIGQFVALAGYQQVLGIAAGVLMILSVVVPSRYVSRLLPARTNAALDAVKSRLGARLSTGGTRSMFVIGLLNGFLPCGLVYAALAASLAAGGVLGSAAYMFVFGLGTVPMLFALSFASGLLSGSLRRKLTRLIPVTIGIMGALFILRGLAIGIPFISPKMEKMLAKGKPHTAQVVPAPAQKAAENEEEKKSCCE; the protein is encoded by the coding sequence ATGATCTGGTCCGCATTTATCATTGGCCTCGTCGGGAGTCTGCACTGCGTGGGCATGTGCGGTCCCATCGTGGTGATGTTGCCCGCATCAGCGACGCGTCGCTGGGAGTTCGCCGCCGGACGACTGCTGTACAATCTTGGGCGAGCGGTGACCTACGCGCTGCTCGGCGCCCTGGTGGGTGTGATCGGACAGTTTGTCGCACTCGCCGGCTATCAGCAGGTGCTGGGAATAGCTGCGGGAGTATTGATGATCCTGAGCGTTGTGGTGCCTTCGCGCTATGTTTCGCGCCTGCTGCCGGCGCGGACAAACGCCGCGCTTGATGCGGTGAAGTCGCGACTCGGCGCGCGTCTTTCGACAGGCGGCACGCGATCCATGTTTGTGATCGGACTGTTAAACGGCTTTCTGCCCTGCGGTCTCGTCTATGCGGCTCTCGCGGCTTCACTTGCCGCGGGCGGCGTACTCGGCAGCGCGGCCTACATGTTTGTGTTCGGACTCGGCACCGTGCCTATGCTCTTTGCCCTCTCTTTCGCGAGCGGCCTGCTCTCGGGTTCCCTGCGCAGGAAACTCACACGCCTCATCCCCGTTACCATCGGTATCATGGGCGCGCTGTTTATTCTTCGCGGACTCGCGATAGGCATACCATTCATCAGTCCAAAAATGGAGAAGATGCTCGCAAAGGGGAAACCGCATACGGCGCAGGTTGTGCCGGCACCCGCGCAGAAAGCGGCGGAGAATGAGGAGGAGAAGAAGAGTTGTTGTGAATAG
- a CDS encoding T9SS type A sorting domain-containing protein — MNPVRTGAFLTVLLLALFSVTLQGQSLPPGSLIIPTHTGTGGQNDVLKVYGLVYDLLAHNIPVSWAFSKTKIHGGPDFTAAASQVMDRSITTAVTKSFDYKGGVFIVHLSDTAAAGPIIRQHATDVWVHQVLYTFTSVPIRHTLRHTPRVFIQDHYGPWLQLVTDVFTRANIPPSAYKVDSTGIPTINTLSYQGSGCFTAIAIPHDDGLSATDVYRLREFADSGGTVYLQCASVLRFESQPWPIGLVFSTDGLEMRPDPTRGYWTHPDSGTHTTLGQFNGTIEACGGTLPAWAPTPGGSYRPNTIPLACLSSDSTMMKAAFARKNGDSTKGLIVCVGGHRFVPTNGSAPLVNLCRVLLNTIFSPVNRRICTPLPVNLVSFIATASGADVLLRWRTDAEVNSLGFEVERRVNMEEQWSRIGFVRCEGTGGGGAVYSFLDRSAAGITSLVSYRLRSIDVDGSYEYSAVETVAPDEVTPTTLAATVYPNPADESFQLRFWTKYDTGITCTVVDMFGRVHARFTDGQSFIAGWHDLALNCADLVPGNYLVTVSGTHGSVTQRLRIVR; from the coding sequence ATGAATCCGGTTCGAACTGGTGCATTTCTCACCGTCCTCTTACTGGCGCTTTTTTCTGTTACCCTGCAGGGGCAGAGTCTGCCGCCCGGCTCGTTGATCATTCCCACACATACGGGAACAGGCGGGCAGAACGACGTGCTGAAGGTGTATGGACTGGTGTACGACCTGCTGGCGCACAACATCCCCGTGTCGTGGGCGTTTTCAAAAACAAAAATCCACGGCGGACCGGACTTCACCGCGGCCGCTTCCCAGGTGATGGACCGCTCCATTACCACAGCCGTTACCAAGAGCTTCGACTACAAGGGCGGTGTCTTTATCGTTCATCTCTCCGACACAGCGGCAGCAGGGCCCATCATCCGCCAGCACGCAACGGACGTCTGGGTGCATCAAGTCCTGTACACTTTCACATCCGTGCCTATACGCCATACGTTGCGTCACACGCCGAGAGTATTTATTCAGGACCACTACGGACCCTGGCTGCAGCTCGTCACGGATGTGTTCACTCGTGCCAACATTCCTCCGTCGGCATACAAGGTGGATTCAACCGGCATCCCCACCATCAACACACTCTCGTATCAGGGGTCTGGATGTTTCACTGCCATTGCGATTCCGCATGACGACGGGCTGAGCGCGACTGATGTCTACCGTCTGAGGGAATTCGCAGACAGTGGAGGCACCGTGTACCTGCAATGCGCAAGTGTGCTGCGCTTCGAAAGTCAACCATGGCCGATCGGCCTTGTATTCAGCACCGACGGCCTCGAAATGCGTCCCGATCCAACCCGCGGCTATTGGACACACCCGGATTCAGGAACGCATACCACACTCGGTCAGTTCAACGGCACCATTGAGGCCTGTGGAGGGACACTCCCCGCATGGGCACCCACTCCGGGCGGGTCCTATCGACCCAACACCATTCCGCTCGCCTGCCTCAGTTCGGATTCCACCATGATGAAAGCCGCGTTTGCTCGGAAAAACGGAGATTCGACAAAGGGCTTGATCGTCTGTGTGGGCGGCCATCGTTTTGTACCGACAAACGGTTCCGCCCCGCTCGTGAATCTCTGCCGTGTGTTGCTGAACACCATTTTTTCTCCGGTGAACCGCCGCATCTGCACGCCGCTACCGGTGAATCTCGTGTCATTTATCGCGACGGCATCCGGCGCTGATGTGCTCCTTCGATGGCGCACCGACGCCGAGGTGAACAGTCTGGGCTTCGAGGTGGAACGCCGTGTGAACATGGAGGAACAGTGGTCGCGGATCGGCTTCGTACGCTGTGAAGGTACTGGAGGCGGCGGTGCTGTGTATTCCTTCCTCGACCGTAGCGCGGCAGGCATCACATCACTGGTATCGTATCGACTCCGTAGTATCGATGTCGACGGCTCCTACGAATACTCCGCCGTCGAGACAGTGGCGCCGGACGAAGTAACGCCGACGACTCTTGCGGCGACCGTGTATCCGAATCCCGCGGATGAAAGTTTCCAACTGCGGTTCTGGACGAAGTACGACACGGGAATCACCTGTACTGTCGTCGACATGTTCGGACGTGTCCACGCGCGGTTCACCGACGGCCAATCGTTTATTGCCGGTTGGCACGACCTCGCTCTGAACTGTGCGGACCTGGTTCCGGGGAATTACCTCGTGACCGTCAGCGGCACACATGGCTCGGTGACACAACGCTTACGCATAGTACGGTAG